The Paenibacillus swuensis genome contains the following window.
TCCTCCAGCACGTTCTCCAAGGCGCCGTTGGATACATAGTAGTTCATAAAATCGAGCATCCCTTGTTGCAACTCTTCGCTCCAGTCAGATACTGCGATCGCGCCGTTCTCTGTACTCGTTCCTGATCGATTCGTCTCCATCTCGTGCCATCTCCTTATCCGTACTTGTCGCTATACTTATATAAACCAATTAGGCTGTTCTTATCTAAAGATTTAATGTTTCCATTTGATCCGTGTTTTTCCAGTCTGGGTTAGTATGCTCTTTATGCTGGAGTATTAGGAATATTCAACGCATTAATAATTTAATATGTAGGTATTAAGGTACGCTCATTGTATCTGTCGGCACGCGAACATTTATTGCTAAAGAGCACGGGTCGAGCTATACTATGGAACATTAGGTCGTGAAGCACACGCCACATCATAGACAGATCTGGGAGTATTCATCCGGATCGGTCTGCGGTGTGGCGTTTGTTTTTTCTGGAAATTACGCTAAAGGGTGTGTTTATAAATGCGATTTGATTTTGAACAACAATTTACTTTGTGGATGGAGGCATTGGTTTCCGCAGAAGTGAATCCCAGAAGGCGAGAATTATTGTTGAAAGGTTTAGGTCATGGAAGTGTAGAGTTTTTAAGACAAATTTGGTTTCCGATTGTTGGTCATTTTGATCATTTGCAGCCGGAATGGGAGGTGCGTGACTTTGGAAACGGGTATCGTTATATTGACTTTGCCTACCTTCCCGGGGGCCGTAAAGGGGCCATTGAAGTTCATGGGTTTGCCTCGCACGCCAGGGATTTGGATGTTCGCAGATTTAAAGATCTGTGCTACCGCCAAGGATATTTGGGTTTGGATGATTGGACTTTCTTGCCTGTTGCTTACCCTGCCATCATGGACGAACCTAAACATTGTCAGCAAATCGTTTTGTCGTTTATAGGCAAATTTCTGGCTGTGGACGTCCATGCTTCATTAGATTGGCTGGAAGCCGAAACGGTTCGGTTGGCCCGCCGTCTCCTGCGCCCTTTCACTCCGGATGAACTATGTGCACATTTGCGTATTACCAAGCAGCACAGCCGACGTTTATTATCCAAGCTTGTGGAATTAAAAATTCTTAAAGTAGCAAGCGGAACGGTTCGGTATCGTACATATCAACTGATTTATTGATTTTACAACAAAATAGGCTCTTTGTGCTTATGCTGTGGTGCTGGGGGCTGAGGGCTGGGGTGCTGGGTTGGTGTGCTGGGGCTGGGTGTCGGGGCTGGGGTGCTGGGTGTTGGGTGCTGGGTGCTGGGTGTTGGGTGCTGGGTGCTGGGTGCTGGGGCAATTGATACTTTGTGCAAAAAGCTTAGGTGCTTGGTACTAAATTAATGTACTCTCCATTCTCTAACGAACTCCAGTGACCTTATTGAGCCAATTTTGGCCACTTTCCCACGCTAACGAACTCCAGACACGCTATTTCATCAAATGCACCCTCGGAATCATCTCTTTTGACACTTTAGCGTCACTGGAGTTCCTTAGAATCTAGAATGTGTTCATTTTCATCCATTAGCGTCACTGGGGTTCCTTAGAGATTCAAGAGTTAGAACATTTCTACTAGTGTGCCATCATTCGGACTCGATTGCTTATGCGCTCGCATGTTTATGTTGTTTAGGTGCTTGGGTGTTATGTGCTATGCACCTTCGTGCTTGGGTGCTGGGATGCTAATTTGCTGAGTACAGTTACTCTCATTTTCTAACGAACTCCAGTAACCTTATTAAGCCGATTCTGGCCACTTTTCCACGCTAACGAACTCCAGACACGCTATTTCATCAAATGCATCCCCGTAATCATCTCTTTAAACACTTTAGCGTCACTGGAGTTCCTTAGAATCTAGAATGTGTTCATTTTCATCTATTAGCGTTGCTGGAGTTCCTTAGAGAATCAAGAGCCATCATTCGGACTCGGTTGCTTATGCGCTTGCATGTTTATGTTGTTTAGGTGCTTGGGTGATATGTGCTATGTACCTTCGTGCTTGGGTGCTGGGATGCTAATTTGCTGAGTACAGTTACTCTTATTTTTCTAACGAACTCCAGTGACCTTATTAAGCCGATTTTGGCCACTTTCCTACGCTAACGAACCTCAGACACGCTATTTCTCCAAATGTCACCCAGTAATCATCTCTTTAGACACTTTAGCGTTACTGGAGTTCCTTAGATTCTGGAATGTGTTCATTTTCAGCAAATAGCGTTACTGGAGTTCCTTAGATTCTGGAATGTGTTCATTTTCATCCATTAGCATCACTGAGGTTCCTTAGAATCCAGCAAGTGTTCATTACAAGCCAATAGCGTTACTGTTGCAGCTTCAGTGGACGCAAGAAAACCGCCCATCCGAGATGAGCGGCTATTTAAACCAGCCTTTTTCCTTAAACTGCATGATGGCTTCGATTCGGTTACTTACCCCAAGCTTATCCAGAATGACGGATATGTAATTACGCACCGTGCCTGTGGTAAGAAACAACTCATTCGCGATTTCTTTGGTGTTCTTGCCGTCGGCGATGAGGGTCAGCACTTCTTTCTCCCGCTCGGTTAGCGGATTCTCCTGTCCATACGCGCTGTCCACAAGCTCGGATGCGTATATGCGGCGTCCGGCCATGATGCTGCGTATGGATTCGGCCAGCTCTTCACTCGGGCTGTCTTTCAGCAGGTATCCGTTCGCTCCCGCCTTCATGGCCCGCTCAAAGTATCCCGATCGGGCGAAAGTCGTCAGGATCATCACCTTCACACCGGTGCCTTTCAACTCTTCAGCCGCATCCAGACCGCTCTTGACGGGCATCTCGATATCCATAATTACAACATCCGGCTGAAGTTGGCGTACCAGTTGTATGGCTTCCTCACCGTTACTTGCACGGCCGATCACGGTCATATCTTCCTCCAAATCCAGCAAAGAAGACAAGGCGCCAAGCAACATTCGCTGATCTTCCGCTAAGACGATTCGAATCATACTTCCGCCTCCGTTTCCGGTTGTTTGAAGACGTTGGGCACTTTAATCACCACCGATGTTCCTTCATCAGAGTTCAGTTCGAGCGTGCCGTTTACGAACTCCAGCCGTTCCTTCATGCCTCGCAGCCCGTTGCCGCGAACATAGACCGAAGCTCCTGCCAGCCCTACGCCGTTATCCGAAACCGTCAGGACTAAATCCGTCCGCGTCGGTTCAATGGTAATCTCGCATACCGTTGCGGAGCTGTGTTTCACGATGTTGGTAATCGCTTCTTTCAGGCACATACTAAGCACATTCTCAGAAATTAAGGACGTGTTATTCAACTTAGGATCCCCTTCAACACGCAACTCGATATCCGCCGCCTTCAACATTTGTTGAATCCGGAAGATTTCATCCTCTAGCCGTGTTCCCCGCATCTGGGTAACTAATTCCCGAACTTCCTTCAATGCGGTTCTGGCCGTTTGGCGCACATCACGAATTTCAGCTTGGGCTTGTTCAGGATTAATGGTGATCAGTTTACCGGCGAGATCGCTCTTGAGCCCGATTAATGAAAGCTTTTGGCCCAGTGTATCATGTAAATCCCGCGCAATCCGCTGACGCTCCTCCATCTTGACCAGATCCGAAATCCGCTTATTCGCATCCTCGAGCTGCCCTTGAAGCTTGTCGCGCTTATTCTTGTTATAGGTGCTCACCGGCATCAGAATGACGGCAATGAGGCTGACCAGAACGAACGGAAGCTGGGTAATAAACACCGGATTCAGTGAAACAAAACCATAGTTGATGGTGACGACAGTAGAAATCAGATGGATGGTGTACAGAATAAGAAATCCGACCCGGTGCTGTAAATTCCCGATGAAGAATGCCAAGAACAACGAGAAATACACATAGCCGAACAGCAGGGTCATCGCGATGGAAATCATAATCTGTAAACTCGTCCAGAAATAGACCAGCCAGCCCCGGGAAACAAAGGACAGCACATAACAGATAAAGAATGCGATGATCATGGCAATGCCGATCCCGACCTGATACATGGAAGAAGAGCGGAAGATAAAGTAGAAGGGAAGAATATAGAAGACGACCCAAACATATGGGCTAAGACCTGTATTTCTGTGAAAAATCTGGTACCACTTCTGCATGGTCGTCTCCTTCTTGCACCTTGCGTCTCAGCAGCTTTAAGGCTATTCTCCCTGCAGACCTGGTTTTTTGGGTTTCATGGCGGACATGAGGCCTTGTTGCTGGGTTGCCCCGCGTTTCAATTCCCTGTAGCCGATAAATGTCTTGTTCTCTTCATCCCAAAGGCGGAAACGAAGCGACTTCAAGCTCGTCGACAATGTAATAGTTGTTGCTTTATGAAGCGGAGGTACAGCGTTATGCGCCTTCTCCAGGTTATAGTTAGGTACTTTAGGGCTTAAATGGTGAACGTGGTGGAAACCGATATTACCTGTAATCCACTGCAACACCTTAGGCAATTTATAATAAGAGCTTCCGTCTACAGCCGCTTTCACATAGCTCCATTCTTCTTCATTCTCGAAGTAGGAATCCTCAAACTGATGCTGCACATAGAATAGCCAAATGCCCAGCATGCCGGAGAAGAAGAAGATCGGACCCTGAATCAGCAGGAAAGACTGCCAGCCAATCGCCCAGATCAACAGAGAATACAACGCGACCAACGATACATTCGTAACGTAGGTGTTAATTATTTCCTTGCGGCGGGCCCCTTTACGGTTGAAACGATATTGGAACAGAAACACAAAGATCGGTCCGATGCCGAACATGACGGCCGGATTACGATAGATACGGTAAGCCAACCGTCTTGTGAACGAAGAGGACTTGTATTCATCAACGGTTAGAACCCACATGTCGCCTACACCGCGCTTATCCAAGTTGCTGCTCGTTGCGTGATGCACAGAGTGTGTATGTTTCCATTGTTGATAAGGCACAAGTGTCAGCACACCCATGATGGTTCCAAGTATATCATTCGCCAAACGGCTTTTAAAGAACGATTGGTGACAGCAGTCATGAAACAGAATAAACGTGCGAACGACAAAGCCCGAAGCAACCAAGGCGATCGGCAGCGTAATCCAGTAGGATACGGATAGTGTCAGGTAAGCCGTGTACCATAACAGCACCAAAGGCACCAAGGTATTCACAAGCTGACGGATGCTGGATTTCATATCGGTTTTTTCAAAAGGCGCTACATTCTTCTTTAGGTGAGATATACTTTCCTGTTGTTGATTCATCGGATGTTTCCTCCTTGATCTGACGCGTGCAAGTGCAGGCTTAGCAACAATACGCGTTATCATATACTTCCATTATATAAAATACCCCGATTATCCGGCAGTCATAAACGTCAGTACAAAGAGATGACAAATGTCATATAGACAATCATCCCGATATGATAGATTAATTCTTGACTTCCCCTTGATTCTGCATTATATTGGTAAAAAGTTGAACGACTTACGACGGAAGCACCCGTAAGACGAGGCGGTCTATGCCTTGTTTACGGGTGCTTTTTCTGTTGGAGTCTTATATCACGAATGGAGGTTGATGTTTCATGTCCATGTTCCACAAAACCATCGGGTTGACGCTGTTGATCCTTGCCCTGCTTGGGAATCCGCTTTATAGCTCCGTGGCCAACGCCGCGGCAATGGATCTTCCGGAGAGTACAGCCGCAAATCTAAACAAATTAATGAATGCGGGCGAGGCAGTCAACGCAGAGAAGTTAAAGTCGGCGCATGCCGAGTACAGCATGTTCAGGCAACAGGAAATCGAGCTGGGCCGTCTGATTGCTCATCACCATAAGACGAACGAAGAAGCTTTAATCCTTCTCCGCAAACAAATACGTCAGATTGACGCCATGAAGCTGGCCGCCATGCAAGCCGAATTAACCGATACGAAGGAGCGAAGCAAGCCCTTATACGCTTTGTCGGAATCACTCTATAAGCAGCTGAAGCAGGCTAAATTAACGAAGAATAAAGCGCTGGTCTCGCAGCTGGAAGACAATATTCTTCGAATTAAGCCCGCCATTCTGCTGACCCGGCAAGATGTGAAGAATAAGGAAACGTTCCTTAAAGAAGCCAAAGCTTCCGCCTACAAGAAGATTAAAGACCTTCGCGCGATGGCAGACGAAACAACTGTCACATATGCACAACTGAAGATGGATAAGAGTGTGGTCAGCAGCACACTGAAGCTTTTTTCACCGCAGATGAAATATTTGGGGAAAACCGCGAAGGCCGGAGACTCCGCGGCTGCGCTGCACGCCCTCCGAACGCTAACCGACTATGTTCGGATCGTCGTAGAGAAGCAACAAAGAATGTATACGCTTGAGCAGAAGATCGGCACCATCATTAGCAATGCTCAAGTCCAACTATCCCGACACAGCCAATAGGTCGGACAGGGCGCACAGGAACAATAGAGTACGACACAAAGAAGAACCTCCGGATGAGGTTCTCCCAGGGTACTTATTTGTTTATTCGATGGAGCCGGGATAGATGTTTTTGCCATAGAAAATTTCGTCCATCTCCCATTGCACGCTCTCCGTAATATCCTTCTGCTCCTCAGGTGACAGCTGATCCTTCGTATAGCCAAACAGGTAATTGTTCAGATCGAAGTCGCGCAGCTTACACTTGGTGTGGAATATATTTTCTTGGTACACGTTAACATCAATCATATGGAACAGATCTTTCACATCGTCCGGTATATAGTTCTGAATCGAACTGATCTCATGATCAATGAACAGTTTATGACCGCTCGTATCCCGGGTAAAGCCCCGCACTCTGTAATCAATCGTCATAATATCCGTATCGAAGGAATGAATGAGATAATTCAACGCCTTCAGCGGTGAAATTTCGCCGCATGTGGAAACGTCGATATCCGCCCGGAATGTGGAAATCCCTTCATCGGGATGGTACTCGGGGTAGGTGTGTACGGTGATGTGACTTTTGTCCAGATGCATGAGCACATGGTCCGGATAAGGTCCCGGCGATTCCTCGAAGGAAGCATCCGGCGCCTCTTCCAACGGCCCCTCGGATACAAGCATCGTTACGCTCGCTCCCTGCGGCTCGTAATCCTGCTTGGCCACATTAAGCACATGCGCGCCTATAATATCCGCCACCGCTTTAAGAATCTTGGTTAAACGATCGGCATTATACTGTTCATCGATGTACGCCAGATAGGTTTCGCGCTCTTCTTTGGTTCGGGTATAACAGATGTCATACATATTAAAGGATAACGATTTGGTTAAATTATTAAAGCCGTGCAATGTAATCCGTTGCTCTTGTGTAAGACTCATAATGTTCTCCTTTGCGATAACCAAGTATAATAAATCTCTTTATTTATTACCCCGCTATTCGATAACATACCACTTTGCATTCGAGAAACTGATATTCGCTCCCCTATAATGACAAAAAAAAGGCTATACTCGGTCCTGATGACCTTAGTATAACCCTTCTTCAGCAATTATGAATTTATGTTTGTGTAAATGTGAACGGCGTCCCGGAGAAACACCGCTGTGCCTGGTTGTTCCTTGTCATAATAGGCTGTGAACCTCTCATCCTCGACGTACATCTGCGCTAAACCGGCATGCGCTTCAGCGCTGTACTCGGGCCAGTAGAACATCAGCCATTTCCGATGAAGCTTGGCGACTTCCTGCGCGAGTTCGCCGGACGGGTCACCCGACCTATAGGCTTCGGCCAGCTTCGTGTGAATTTCTTCCCCAAGGGCAGTCACGGCGTCATGATCTTCCTGTGACATGTTCTTTACTTTATGATTGGATTTATTCACGATGTCGTCCCCGTACTTCTCGCGAACTTCTTTACCGTATTTACGTTCATTGTCATCAATAAGATTCTGCTTGAAGCCTTCAAACTTTTCTTTATCCGTCATCGTTATTCTCCCTTCCGTGGATGCAATGGTTTTCTCAACGTTAGCGATCAGTTGATCCAACTGCATGCGTTTCTCAAGAAGCTTCTCACGGTGTTCGACCAGTGCCTGGGCTCCGTTATACATGGGGGCCGAAACGATCTCATGGATCTGGTCAAGGCTGATCCCCAGTTCGCGATAGAACAGAATCTGCTGCAGCCGGTCGACTTCGGCCGCACCGTAGATTCGGTACCCGGATGAGTTGATCCGCGCCGGCTTCAGAATGCCGACTTCATCATAATACCTGAGGGTTCGGGTGCTGATTCCAGCTAACAAGCCCAGCTTTTGCACGGTGTATTCCATGGTCTCGCCTCCTGATAAATCCACTTTACACCTTGACGTAGCGTCAAGGTCAACAGGAAACTTTATATAATTGTATGTTCAATCATATCGCGTACCCGCTCCGGCAAAGCATTGGCCTCTTCCTTCGTAAGCGTGGAAGTTTCAACCGGCGGCAGAATCGTGACCTCCACTTCTGCCGGACGAATGAGGAATCCGAAAGTGTTAGCTTCCATCACCTTGTAAGAACCGTTGATCCGGATTGGTACGATGGGCGCGCCGGCTTTCGTGGCGATCTTGAAGCCGCCCCCCTTAAATTCTCCGATTGCATCGCCTTTACTGCGGGTCCCTTCGGGAAATATAATGATGGAATGCCCTCCGGACACCAATTCCGCGGCTTGCTGCAAGCTCTTCATGGCTTGTCGCACATTCTCCCGGTCCACAAAGATACAACGCAAATGATGCATCCATGTGCTGATGATGGGCATTCGCAATAATTCCTTCTTGGCCATCAAGGCGCCGGGGGTGCCGACATATCCGAGCAAGATGGGAACATCGAAGTTCCCCTGATGATTGGACACCAGCACAGCGGCTTCCTTCGGCAGATGTTCGGCGCCTTTCAGCGTGACCTTCACACTGGCCACACGCAACAAGGATCGCGCCCAGCGGCGCACAACCGCGGCTGTTAACGCATCTCGTTCTTCCAACTTCCCTTCACGCTCCAGCCGATTCGCCTTCCAAAGCGACGGCATTAATGCAATTAAATATATCCAGAAATAAATAAACCACACGATCGTTCTCATGCTGTATCCCCTCTCAAAAACCTATACCATTATACCTAGTCTCCTCCCAAAATACGAATCATTTCTAAGAATGCCAACCTTCCCGGCAAGCCATACTAGAAAGATCTTAAACTACTGGAGGTCACATCCATTCATGAACCCACCATGGATTATTCCCGCAACGGAAGGGCTCGGTTTCCGCATGAAGCAAGGTCAGATTGTGCGTGTAACCGACATCGAAGGGGAACAGGTTGCCGATTTCGTGGCCTATCGCGCAGATGATTTCTCCGAACGTCTGGACCCCGGAGTGACGATGGACGCACTGCACGCCATGAAAGTAAATGCGGGAGACATCCTGTACTCGAACAAATACAAGCCTTTGCTGACGGTCATCGCGGATACCGTCGGCAGACATGACTTTATCAATCCGGCCTGCCGCCAGGAAATGTATGTACTTCTGTATGACAAACCCAATCACAGGAGCTGCTATCAGAATTTGAAGGACGCGCTTGCGCCCTATCAGACTCCTGTTCCCGACCAACACTACCCTTTTAATCTGTTTATGAATACGACCATCGACGCCGACGGACAAATCAAGATCGAAAGACCCTTATCCAAACCAGGCGACTATATCGAACTTCGCGCCGAAGCCGATTTAATTGTGGCAATTTCGGCTTGTCCCACATCGGAAAGTGCCTGCAACGGCTACAAATGTACGCCTATTGGCGTTGAACTGGTACACTAAGCCCTTCTAAGCCGGACATCCCTTGAATACAATGTCTATGACTTGTACAGCGACTCAATTCAAGGAGTGATGTCATTGAACGCGTTCTTTACTTATATGTTCCTAGGTTTATCCCTGTCGGCTCCCATTGGTCCGATTAACGCCGCTCAATTGGATAAAGGAGCCCGATACGGCTTCACCCATGCCTGGTTAATCGGACTCGGGGCCATGTTCGCCGATGTCTTGTACATGCTGTTAATTTACTTCGGTGTGGCTCATTTCCTAAGTACCCCTTTTATGAAAACCTTTCTTTGGATGTTCGGTTGTTTTATTCTCATTTATACAGGCATTGAAACGTTAAAAAATATGAAGAACACCCCGGAAGCCGACTCCCGTGAAACCCAGACCGGTATAAGCTCGTTCCGTACCGGTTTCGTGATGGCTATGCTGAATCCACTGAACATTCTGTTCTGGCTGGGGATTTACGGCTCCATCCTGGCGGACAGCATCAAGAACCATTCCTCGGAACAAATGCTTTGGAACAGCTTGGGGATCTTCGCCGGAATTCTGCTCTGGGATTTCATCATGGCCTCTCTCGCTTCCACCTTTCACCGTATGGGAAACCGCAAAGTGCTGCAAATCATTTCCGGGCTG
Protein-coding sequences here:
- a CDS encoding transcriptional regulator, with the protein product MRFDFEQQFTLWMEALVSAEVNPRRRELLLKGLGHGSVEFLRQIWFPIVGHFDHLQPEWEVRDFGNGYRYIDFAYLPGGRKGAIEVHGFASHARDLDVRRFKDLCYRQGYLGLDDWTFLPVAYPAIMDEPKHCQQIVLSFIGKFLAVDVHASLDWLEAETVRLARRLLRPFTPDELCAHLRITKQHSRRLLSKLVELKILKVASGTVRYRTYQLIY
- a CDS encoding response regulator transcription factor codes for the protein MIRIVLAEDQRMLLGALSSLLDLEEDMTVIGRASNGEEAIQLVRQLQPDVVIMDIEMPVKSGLDAAEELKGTGVKVMILTTFARSGYFERAMKAGANGYLLKDSPSEELAESIRSIMAGRRIYASELVDSAYGQENPLTEREKEVLTLIADGKNTKEIANELFLTTGTVRNYISVILDKLGVSNRIEAIMQFKEKGWFK
- a CDS encoding sensor histidine kinase, with product MQKWYQIFHRNTGLSPYVWVVFYILPFYFIFRSSSMYQVGIGIAMIIAFFICYVLSFVSRGWLVYFWTSLQIMISIAMTLLFGYVYFSLFLAFFIGNLQHRVGFLILYTIHLISTVVTINYGFVSLNPVFITQLPFVLVSLIAVILMPVSTYNKNKRDKLQGQLEDANKRISDLVKMEERQRIARDLHDTLGQKLSLIGLKSDLAGKLITINPEQAQAEIRDVRQTARTALKEVRELVTQMRGTRLEDEIFRIQQMLKAADIELRVEGDPKLNNTSLISENVLSMCLKEAITNIVKHSSATVCEITIEPTRTDLVLTVSDNGVGLAGASVYVRGNGLRGMKERLEFVNGTLELNSDEGTSVVIKVPNVFKQPETEAEV
- a CDS encoding fatty acid desaturase; amino-acid sequence: MNQQQESISHLKKNVAPFEKTDMKSSIRQLVNTLVPLVLLWYTAYLTLSVSYWITLPIALVASGFVVRTFILFHDCCHQSFFKSRLANDILGTIMGVLTLVPYQQWKHTHSVHHATSSNLDKRGVGDMWVLTVDEYKSSSFTRRLAYRIYRNPAVMFGIGPIFVFLFQYRFNRKGARRKEIINTYVTNVSLVALYSLLIWAIGWQSFLLIQGPIFFFSGMLGIWLFYVQHQFEDSYFENEEEWSYVKAAVDGSSYYKLPKVLQWITGNIGFHHVHHLSPKVPNYNLEKAHNAVPPLHKATTITLSTSLKSLRFRLWDEENKTFIGYRELKRGATQQQGLMSAMKPKKPGLQGE
- the speD gene encoding adenosylmethionine decarboxylase encodes the protein MSLTQEQRITLHGFNNLTKSLSFNMYDICYTRTKEERETYLAYIDEQYNADRLTKILKAVADIIGAHVLNVAKQDYEPQGASVTMLVSEGPLEEAPDASFEESPGPYPDHVLMHLDKSHITVHTYPEYHPDEGISTFRADIDVSTCGEISPLKALNYLIHSFDTDIMTIDYRVRGFTRDTSGHKLFIDHEISSIQNYIPDDVKDLFHMIDVNVYQENIFHTKCKLRDFDLNNYLFGYTKDQLSPEEQKDITESVQWEMDEIFYGKNIYPGSIE
- a CDS encoding MerR family transcriptional regulator, which codes for MEYTVQKLGLLAGISTRTLRYYDEVGILKPARINSSGYRIYGAAEVDRLQQILFYRELGISLDQIHEIVSAPMYNGAQALVEHREKLLEKRMQLDQLIANVEKTIASTEGRITMTDKEKFEGFKQNLIDDNERKYGKEVREKYGDDIVNKSNHKVKNMSQEDHDAVTALGEEIHTKLAEAYRSGDPSGELAQEVAKLHRKWLMFYWPEYSAEAHAGLAQMYVEDERFTAYYDKEQPGTAVFLRDAVHIYTNINS
- a CDS encoding lysophospholipid acyltransferase family protein gives rise to the protein MRTIVWFIYFWIYLIALMPSLWKANRLEREGKLEERDALTAAVVRRWARSLLRVASVKVTLKGAEHLPKEAAVLVSNHQGNFDVPILLGYVGTPGALMAKKELLRMPIISTWMHHLRCIFVDRENVRQAMKSLQQAAELVSGGHSIIIFPEGTRSKGDAIGEFKGGGFKIATKAGAPIVPIRINGSYKVMEANTFGFLIRPAEVEVTILPPVETSTLTKEEANALPERVRDMIEHTII
- a CDS encoding DUF1989 domain-containing protein, whose product is MNPPWIIPATEGLGFRMKQGQIVRVTDIEGEQVADFVAYRADDFSERLDPGVTMDALHAMKVNAGDILYSNKYKPLLTVIADTVGRHDFINPACRQEMYVLLYDKPNHRSCYQNLKDALAPYQTPVPDQHYPFNLFMNTTIDADGQIKIERPLSKPGDYIELRAEADLIVAISACPTSESACNGYKCTPIGVELVH
- a CDS encoding LysE family translocator; translated protein: MNAFFTYMFLGLSLSAPIGPINAAQLDKGARYGFTHAWLIGLGAMFADVLYMLLIYFGVAHFLSTPFMKTFLWMFGCFILIYTGIETLKNMKNTPEADSRETQTGISSFRTGFVMAMLNPLNILFWLGIYGSILADSIKNHSSEQMLWNSLGIFAGILLWDFIMASLASTFHRMGNRKVLQIISGLAGLSLIGFGFYFGYQAVLQLLS